One Pseudomonas muyukensis DNA segment encodes these proteins:
- a CDS encoding GNAT family N-acetyltransferase produces the protein MSALTKLQERIKRKGLRNTLGSAWRHYVFYHWQLLWMERDLVSPVPPHRLKPYGALRVETINVHNAQAFARHFGDRVDTMRELAAEGHTGLMFVDDDNDAVAFIWGSNRHYHDRHYYGCWFPVGPGEFFEFGGELIRKYWGTELSVDLQLALWQAMAAQGCNKVVDVCEQHNIPALKLHLRMGYQEQGRIMNVYCLFGRWKFFRESRYSESRLEPLRKPEPQASAATAS, from the coding sequence ATGAGTGCTTTGACCAAGCTCCAGGAGCGCATCAAGCGCAAAGGACTGCGCAACACCCTCGGTAGCGCCTGGCGGCACTACGTCTTTTACCACTGGCAACTGTTGTGGATGGAGCGCGACCTGGTCAGCCCGGTGCCGCCGCACCGCCTCAAACCCTATGGCGCGTTGCGCGTCGAGACCATCAACGTGCACAACGCGCAGGCCTTCGCCCGGCATTTTGGCGACCGTGTCGATACCATGCGCGAACTGGCGGCCGAGGGCCACACCGGGCTGATGTTCGTCGACGACGACAACGACGCGGTGGCGTTCATCTGGGGCAGCAACCGCCACTACCACGACCGCCACTACTACGGTTGCTGGTTCCCGGTCGGGCCCGGCGAGTTCTTCGAGTTCGGCGGCGAACTGATCCGCAAGTACTGGGGCACCGAGCTGTCGGTGGACCTGCAACTGGCGCTGTGGCAAGCCATGGCCGCCCAGGGCTGCAACAAGGTGGTGGATGTCTGCGAGCAGCACAATATCCCGGCGCTCAAGCTGCACCTGCGCATGGGCTACCAGGAACAAGGACGGATCATGAACGTGTATTGCCTGTTCGGTCGCTGGAAGTTCTTCCGCGAAAGCCGCTACAGCGAGTCGCGCCTGGAACCGTTGCGCAAGCCGGAGCCGCAAGCCTCTGCGGCCACCGCGAGTTGA
- a CDS encoding lipopolysaccharide biosynthesis protein: protein MMRNSYLRQLALSMATKLAMIALRLLRNVLLARILGPSERGLFALLSTLPELISAATSGGLNSAVGYQAAKQRDMGLLLTQVLVYGSLLAGLLTLLCVVLVRSFGADLAVTVQLGLLAWLLLLAVPMTVLKSGLLTLHNASGGVGAFNALRLSESLAPLLLFLGLFWMWREQALEAALISWLAGIALVLVLGLWWLGRQHRLRLRWDRGGQRELLAYSAKSHPDLLFQQLILRSDYLFIGALLGSTALGHYAMASAAAELLLIVPEAVTTPLMKRLLQQDTGMERLTPLALRLTATVMLGACLGMALIGQWLIVTLFGADYAPAYPALLALLPGLLGLCYASILRLDLLGKNRPGTVSLLMGAGAALNLLLNVLLIPTWGIVGAAAASSIAYLAVTVAMLALYCRLSGVPVARTLIILPSDLAPLRQMLQRRPA, encoded by the coding sequence ATGATGCGCAACAGCTACCTGCGCCAGCTGGCCCTGAGCATGGCCACCAAGCTGGCGATGATCGCCCTGCGCCTGCTGCGCAACGTGCTCCTGGCGCGCATCCTCGGCCCCAGCGAACGCGGCCTGTTCGCCCTGCTCAGCACCCTGCCCGAGCTGATCAGCGCCGCCACCAGCGGCGGCCTGAACAGCGCGGTCGGCTACCAGGCGGCCAAGCAGCGCGACATGGGCCTGCTGCTGACCCAGGTGCTGGTCTACGGCAGCCTGCTGGCCGGGCTGCTGACCTTGCTCTGCGTGGTGCTGGTGCGCTCGTTCGGCGCCGACCTGGCAGTGACCGTGCAACTGGGCCTGCTGGCCTGGCTGTTGCTGCTGGCGGTGCCGATGACCGTGCTCAAGAGCGGCCTGCTGACCCTGCACAACGCCAGCGGCGGCGTCGGCGCCTTCAATGCCTTGCGCCTGAGCGAATCGCTGGCGCCGCTGCTGCTGTTCCTCGGGCTGTTCTGGATGTGGCGCGAGCAGGCCCTGGAAGCCGCGCTGATCAGTTGGCTGGCCGGCATCGCCCTGGTGCTGGTGCTGGGCCTGTGGTGGCTCGGCCGCCAGCATCGCCTGCGCCTGCGCTGGGACCGCGGCGGCCAGCGCGAACTGCTGGCCTACAGCGCCAAGAGCCACCCGGACCTGTTGTTCCAGCAACTGATCCTGCGCTCGGACTACCTGTTCATCGGCGCCCTGCTCGGCAGCACCGCCCTGGGCCACTACGCCATGGCCAGCGCCGCCGCCGAACTGTTGCTGATCGTCCCCGAGGCCGTCACCACGCCGCTGATGAAACGCCTGCTGCAACAGGATACCGGCATGGAACGCCTGACCCCGCTGGCCCTGCGCCTGACCGCCACGGTGATGCTCGGCGCCTGCCTGGGCATGGCGCTGATCGGCCAATGGCTGATCGTCACCCTGTTCGGCGCCGACTACGCGCCGGCCTACCCGGCCTTGTTGGCGCTGCTGCCCGGGCTGCTGGGGCTGTGCTATGCGAGCATCCTGCGCCTGGACCTGCTGGGCAAGAACCGCCCCGGCACGGTGTCGCTGCTGATGGGCGCGGGGGCCGCCTTGAACCTGCTGCTCAATGTGCTGCTGATCCCGACCTGGGGCATCGTCGGCGCCGCGGCGGCCTCCTCGATCGCCTACCTGGCGGTGACCGTGGCCATGCTGGCGCTGTACTGCCGCCTGAGCGGCGTGCCAGTGGCGCGCACGCTGATCATCCTGCCCAGCGACTTGGCGCCGCTGCGCCAGATGCTGCAACGGAGGCCGGCATGA